In Tenacibaculum sp. 190524A02b, the genomic stretch AGGAGTATAGGTGTTTTTACTGGCAATATTTTTAGCTTTTAAATAAGCTGATTCAATAACGTTAAAAATACTATCGGCTTCTTTTTCTTTTTGTAGTAATACGCCAAAGAACTTTATCCACTCTGCTCTTCCTAAAGGAGTTTCCTCCAACCAATCACCATTAAAAACAACTGGGATTCCAGTTTTTTTAACATTTTCATACACTTTGTTGTTTGGGTGTAAGGAAAATCCTATCACTAATTCAGGAGCTAAGTCAATTAATTTTTCTGTATTAATATTCTGTTCTGAACCAAGTTCAATAATATGACCATTTTTTATACGATTTCTTGTTTTTTTTGAAGAGATATATTTAGTGTGCGGAAAACCAACTAATCTATTTTCACAACCTAATAATTCTAGCATGGGTATGTGTGTGGTACTGGTAACTACTAGTTTATTTATAGGGGTTTTAATTATTTGTTTACTAAGGTTTGTAGTGCTTCCTATAATTAAAGATAATTGTTTGTTGGAGTTAGGGAACATACGTTTTAAAACTAACTTCTTTTGATTATTCTCTGTAATAATATCAAAACCTTTGGCATATTTTAAAACTGTTTTAGTGACATTATTAGTTTTGATTACTTTTTTGGGTGCTTTTTTACATTGTAATAAAAAGAATAAAGCTATTACACTTAAAAAGTATGGTTTCATAAATTAGTAATTTTAGTTTATATAATTAACTTAACAATAGCACTGTAACTGAGTTTTAAATCGAAAGACTTTTCTAAAGGTATGTTATTAACATGTGCCCAAAGACTCCTTATGACCCCAGCATGTGTAACAACTACCGCTTTTTGATGTTGAGACTGTTTTAGTTCGTTTAAAAAAGCTACCGTTCTAGTATATAAATCAATATATGATTCTCCCTTTTTGGTAGGAGTGTTAACAAAATCATTCATCCAAAGGTTAAATAAGGGATCATTGATAGCATCCCAAGCTTTCAACTCCCAATCTCCAAAATTAAGTTCTTTTAAGCGATCATCAAAAATGACGTTTCTTGATAACCTATTTGCTAATAAACTACAACGTTGTAATGGGCTACTAAAGTAAGCAATAGTAGGCTCATTAATTGGTATTTCACTTAGAATGGGGAGAAGTTCTTGTTCAAAGGAGTCAGCAGTCTCAATATCTGCTTGCCCATAACAAATACCTTTGGTAATATTAGGAGTTGTATGACGCACTAAAATAACTTCCATAATGCTAATATACTAAGGTAAAATACAATTTCAGATACTTGTTGTAAAGCTCCAGCACAGTCTCCAGTTTGACCGCCTATCCACTTTTTAAAAAAATACCCCATGTACCAATAAGTTAAAAGGACAGGAATTAATACTAAAAATAGCATTGGTTTTTGAAAAAAGAATAATGGTAGTACGCCAAAAATAGAGGAAATAACTAACGATTTAAGACTCATTTGTTTTGTGGTAGGTTTTATTTTAGAGCTATCAATGTCTCTAACATAGTTGTGTGTGTATAATAAAATAGTGGCAGTAAAACGACTAAGACTATGTCCTGATACAATAACTAACAAAAGATTTATTACATGATTTTGCAGATAGTATAAAGCTAAAAACTTTAGAGCTAAAATAAATATCAATCCGCTAACACCAAATGTACCAAGTCTGGAGTCTTTCATAATAGTTAAAATTTTCTCTTTCGTCCATCCACCACCAAACCCATCACAAACATCAGCAAAGCCATCTTCATGAAAAGCACCAGTTATCCATACAGAGCTAATCATACTTAATAATATGGCTATTTCTGTAGGAAGTAATAAAGAGGAGATGTAATATGTTGCAGCAGCTATAGAGCCTACTAAAATACCTACTAATGAAAAATATCTGCTACTTTTATTTAAAATTTCAGGAGAATGATCTACCCATTTAGGGCAGGGAATACGTGTGAAAAATAGTACAGCTGTAAAAAAATAATGAATTTGTCGTTTAACCATGTTTTTAAGCTTCACTTACATTGGCACTTTTAAAGGTAGCCATTTGATTTAAAAAGTTTATACTAGCTTGTACTATAGGAAAAGCCAATGCACATCCAGTTCCTTCACCTAAGCGTAGGCCTAAATTTAAAAGCGGGGTTACTTGTAAAAAGTCTAACATTTTTTGGTGTCCTTGTTCACCTGATGTATGGCAAAAAATACAATACTCCAAAATAGTAGGTTGTATGGCATGTGCAGCTAATAAAGCCGAAGTAACGATAAAACCATCAATTAGTATTGTCATACGTAGTGAAGCGGCTTCCAACATAGCTCCGCAAAGCATCACTATTTCAAACCCACCAAAAGTACTTAAAGCATCCATAGGGTTGTTAATACTATTGATATGCTTGCTAAATACATTAGAAAGAGTTTGTATTTTAGTTTGTAAACCATCATCGTTTACACCAGTTCCTCGTCCAATACACTTTTCTATAGGAGTGTTGGTGAAGTAACTCATTAATAAAGAAGCGGATGAGGTGTTGCTAATTCCCATTTCACCAAAACCTATACAATTACAACCTTCACTGTATAATTTTCTAACCAATTTTTTTCCTTTTTCCAAAGCTTCAATACATTGCTCTATACTCATGGCTTTAGTAATACTATAGTCTTTGGTACCTTTAGCAACTTTAGCATTTGTTAAAAGTGAATGATTTTCAAAATCTGCATTTACACCAGCATCAATTACTTTTAGGTTAATAGTATTTTGTTTGCAAAAAACATTAATAGCTGCACCACCATTTAAAAAGTTAAGTACCATTTGTTGGGTAACTTCTTGTGGATATGGGCTTACTTTACCTGTATTTGCAATACCGTGGTCACCAGCAAAAACCATAATACTAGGTTTAGATAGTGTTGGTGTTAATGTATTTTGAATTAAGCCTATTTGTTTAGCTATGGTTTCTAAGATTCCTAATGAACCAATAGGTTTAGTTTTAAAATCTATTTCTTGTTGTAAAGTTGTCGCTAATTCTTTTGATAGTGGAGTTATTGTTGTGTTCATTTTTAGCTATTTAAGAGTTAAAGGAAGTCCAGATACCATAAAAGTAGCTTTATTAGCCACTTCAGCAATGTATTGATTCATCCAACCTTGCAGTTCAGTAAACTTTCTTCCAGATTCAGTAGTGGCATGTAATCCCATACCTATTTCGTTAGAAATAATAATGATATTAGCGTTAATCTTAGTTAACTTATTAATTTCTTTTTTAGCTAGTTCTAAAGCTTGCTGTACATTATATTCAGCATCAACAAAAAAATTGGTTAACCAAAGTGTAACACAATCTATA encodes the following:
- a CDS encoding ABC transporter substrate-binding protein — translated: MKPYFLSVIALFFLLQCKKAPKKVIKTNNVTKTVLKYAKGFDIITENNQKKLVLKRMFPNSNKQLSLIIGSTTNLSKQIIKTPINKLVVTSTTHIPMLELLGCENRLVGFPHTKYISSKKTRNRIKNGHIIELGSEQNINTEKLIDLAPELVIGFSLHPNNKVYENVKKTGIPVVFNGDWLEETPLGRAEWIKFFGVLLQKEKEADSIFNVIESAYLKAKNIASKNTYTPTVLSGSMYKDVWNVPAGESFKATYFKDANLNYIWKNTKGTGSLQLSFESVLEKGKKANYWINCGSFTTKEQMLTANINYKEFDAFKNNRLYTFAHKKGETGGTIYYEMAPIRPDLVLKDLVKMINPDLLPNYELTFYDKVE
- the cobC gene encoding alpha-ribazole phosphatase family protein — protein: MEVILVRHTTPNITKGICYGQADIETADSFEQELLPILSEIPINEPTIAYFSSPLQRCSLLANRLSRNVIFDDRLKELNFGDWELKAWDAINDPLFNLWMNDFVNTPTKKGESYIDLYTRTVAFLNELKQSQHQKAVVVTHAGVIRSLWAHVNNIPLEKSFDLKLSYSAIVKLII
- a CDS encoding adenosylcobinamide-GDP ribazoletransferase is translated as MVKRQIHYFFTAVLFFTRIPCPKWVDHSPEILNKSSRYFSLVGILVGSIAAATYYISSLLLPTEIAILLSMISSVWITGAFHEDGFADVCDGFGGGWTKEKILTIMKDSRLGTFGVSGLIFILALKFLALYYLQNHVINLLLVIVSGHSLSRFTATILLYTHNYVRDIDSSKIKPTTKQMSLKSLVISSIFGVLPLFFFQKPMLFLVLIPVLLTYWYMGYFFKKWIGGQTGDCAGALQQVSEIVFYLSILALWKLF
- the cobT gene encoding nicotinate-nucleotide--dimethylbenzimidazole phosphoribosyltransferase, encoding MNTTITPLSKELATTLQQEIDFKTKPIGSLGILETIAKQIGLIQNTLTPTLSKPSIMVFAGDHGIANTGKVSPYPQEVTQQMVLNFLNGGAAINVFCKQNTINLKVIDAGVNADFENHSLLTNAKVAKGTKDYSITKAMSIEQCIEALEKGKKLVRKLYSEGCNCIGFGEMGISNTSSASLLMSYFTNTPIEKCIGRGTGVNDDGLQTKIQTLSNVFSKHINSINNPMDALSTFGGFEIVMLCGAMLEAASLRMTILIDGFIVTSALLAAHAIQPTILEYCIFCHTSGEQGHQKMLDFLQVTPLLNLGLRLGEGTGCALAFPIVQASINFLNQMATFKSANVSEA
- a CDS encoding bifunctional adenosylcobinamide kinase/adenosylcobinamide-phosphate guanylyltransferase; translation: MIYYITGGERSGKSNYAQKLAESISDTPVYLATSRIWDDDFKKRVDRHKSDRDERWTTVEEEKWLSTVISNKQTVVIDCVTLWLTNFFVDAEYNVQQALELAKKEINKLTKINANIIIISNEIGMGLHATTESGRKFTELQGWMNQYIAEVANKATFMVSGLPLTLK